In the Candidatus Saccharimonadales bacterium genome, ATTCGCTGCGGCAGTGATTTGTACGTTGGCCCGCTTACTAATAAGAGTAATGCGGGTAGTAATGTAATTGCGGCAGCAACAACACTTTGAAGCGGCGGTTTGACTAGGACAAAACCAGCACTGGCAACAACAGGCGTTACGTCCCCTGTCCAGGTTGTAGCTAGCATCGACCCGGCAGCAAGCGCGAGCCCCAATACGCCAAAACGTCGTTTCGTAAAGAAGGTAAGAGCAAATAGGGAAGCGATGACAATTAAAAATACGATAACAAAACTCATAACTTAAAGCCTCCTTCTAGGTGGTTTTCGTCAAAGGCCGCCTGCCCTCCTATTTTAATTGATTTCTTGTCAGCCGTACCGGCCAAAACCTCAACAACGTACCTGGCATCTTCTTTCGATATAAACTTTTCGTACGGGTAGCTTTCGGGTGGGGCGTTTTTAACGATATGGACCACTTTTTTATCTTTATCTAGCCAGACGATATCTATTGGATAGTTCATGTCTTTCATCCATATCGCCCACTTCCCGTCCGTTCCAAATACAAATAGCAACGCCTGGTCGTCGCGTAGTTTAGGAGTCTTTGAAAGTCCCTTTTCTCGTTCATCAGGCGTCCTGGCTACGCTCGTCTTGAATACTCCATCACCCATACGAAGCGTCGTACGGGGTTGCAGCTGCGGCCACAAGATATAAAGTCCAGCCGCACCCACAAGAATGAGGACAAACCCTACAAGCATCCACGAAAGAAGCGGGCTTCTTCGTTTGCTCATTGCCGTATGCCCATGTATACCATAGGCATTATTATATCAGGTAAGTGGCTAGGCGCCGATTTTGTCTTTTTTGTTGCGGCGCTTAGCGTTTAGCTCGATATATTCGATGATTTTTTCGGCGACATTTCGACCCGTAATAAGTTCAGGCGTTTTTAGGCTGGCAGACGAATTAACCTCGAGTACGAGTGGTCCGCGTTCAGAACGCATCATGTCGACACCGCAAATACTGAGCCCCATGGCTTTGGCAGCTTTAACAGCTGTTTTCGTTTCTTCGTCAGTAAGCTTTACTATCTTGCCTACACCACCTTGGTGAGTGTTAGAGCGAAAATCATCATCAAGGCTTTGACGAACAATGCTTGCCACAACTTGGCTACCAACAACAAACGCGCGAATATCCGTACCTGCAGATTCTTTAACAAATTCCTGTACCAAGAAGTTCACACCCTCAACATAGAATGCCTGCATTACGGCTTTGGCCGCTTTTGGAGTTTCGGCAAGTACAACACCATTTCCGTGGGTGCCTCGAGCAACTTTGATGATTAGCGGCGTACCGCCCGCAAGTTCAACAACGTCTTCAAAGTTAGCGGTTTCGCGAGCGAACACGGTTTTTGGGATTCCAACGCCAGCTTTAGCTAAAATCTGATATGCACGCAGTTTGTCGCGTGAACGCACGATCGCAAGTGAGCTAGCGGTTGAATAGGCACCTTGTGATTCGAATTGGCGGACAACAGCAGTCCCGTATTTCGTATAACTTTGCGCGATACGTGGGATAATCGCATCAAACTGACCAAGCGATTCACCTCTATATCGAATAACCGGTTGATCTTTTTCTATAGAGATATAACATTGTGCATAGTTAATAACGCGCACGTCATGTCCGCGCGCTTTAGCTACTTCTTTTAGGCGCTTCGTCGAGTAATTTGCATTACCTTTTGATAAAATTGCGATTTTCATAATATGTATTATCAACCTTTCAGTAATGATTGCAATTGATTAAACCTTGTCTCATCTAAAGCATTCAGCGAACGAGGTCCGTTCTGGACGTCAACGATGAATTTACCTCTCAACGTATTTCTACCGACAAGAATCGGGTAGGCCTGCGTTGATCTATCCGCCAAAGTACAGAATGTCTTGATACGGACGCCTTTAATTTGAACTGTTAGCGGAACCCTATACCTTTTTTGTACATGTCCGTTGGAGCTTGCGACCACTATCTCGGTATAGGTCGGTTCAACGATAACTTTTCCTGTATAAAACGGGCTGCTTTTCCCAAAAAGTATATATTCCAGTCCTGCCTCTGTTTCTTGAACATAACTAGCCCAAATTGAGGACGTTCTTG is a window encoding:
- a CDS encoding RimK family alpha-L-glutamate ligase → MKIAILSKGNANYSTKRLKEVAKARGHDVRVINYAQCYISIEKDQPVIRYRGESLGQFDAIIPRIAQSYTKYGTAVVRQFESQGAYSTASSLAIVRSRDKLRAYQILAKAGVGIPKTVFARETANFEDVVELAGGTPLIIKVARGTHGNGVVLAETPKAAKAVMQAFYVEGVNFLVQEFVKESAGTDIRAFVVGSQVVASIVRQSLDDDFRSNTHQGGVGKIVKLTDEETKTAVKAAKAMGLSICGVDMMRSERGPLVLEVNSSASLKTPELITGRNVAEKIIEYIELNAKRRNKKDKIGA
- a CDS encoding DUF192 domain-containing protein, translating into MSKRRSPLLSWMLVGFVLILVGAAGLYILWPQLQPRTTLRMGDGVFKTSVARTPDEREKGLSKTPKLRDDQALLFVFGTDGKWAIWMKDMNYPIDIVWLDKDKKVVHIVKNAPPESYPYEKFISKEDARYVVEVLAGTADKKSIKIGGQAAFDENHLEGGFKL
- a CDS encoding RimK/LysX family protein, with protein sequence MDKKKKIGRAEYVWLVRDELKKVPARIDTGARTSSIWASYVQETEAGLEYILFGKSSPFYTGKVIVEPTYTEIVVASSNGHVQKRYRVPLTVQIKGVRIKTFCTLADRSTQAYPILVGRNTLRGKFIVDVQNGPRSLNALDETRFNQLQSLLKG